A single Triticum dicoccoides isolate Atlit2015 ecotype Zavitan chromosome 2A, WEW_v2.0, whole genome shotgun sequence DNA region contains:
- the LOC119356660 gene encoding UDP-glycosyltransferase 88A1-like → MASANVLLLPESGSGHLMSLIEAGKRLLAHGGDGLTVTVLIIRPATPESASQVDSHVKRVAASACGLGIRFHHLPAVDPPTDCAGNLQEFKSRYMQLHAPHVKAAVSDLGAAALVIDFFATAVIDVAHELAVPTYVYFTSTAALLALTLRLPALAVDSDASDDGTVDVPGMPPVPAGSVPGFLGDKKSPNYAWFVYHGRRFMDADGIVINTVDALEAGLLAAIAAGRCVPGRRAPPLYPIGPVIDHAVEASNEPCVRWLDAQPRASVVFLCFGSLGWFDRAKAHEVAAGLERSGHRFLWTLRGPPAAGSRHPTDANLDELLPEGFLERTEGRGLVWPRRAPQKEILAHAAVGCFVTHCGWNSTLESMWHGVPLVPWPLYAEQHLNAFELASVVGVAVAMEVDRERDNFVEAAELERAVRCVMGGGSGEEGAMAREKAMKMKAACRRAVEEGGSSHAALQRLRHAIRSGATTCNGAAPPKETTS, encoded by the coding sequence ATGGCGAGCGCCAACGTCCTCCTCCTCCCGGAGTCCGGCTCGGGCCACCTCATGTCGCTCATCGAGGCCGGCAAGCGGCTGCTCGCCCACGGCGGAGACGGGCTCACCGTCACTGTGCTGATCATCCGGCCAGCCACGCCCGAGTCGGCCTCCCAGGTCGACTCGCACGTCAAGCGCGTCGCGGCATCTGCCTGTGGGCTCGGCATCCGGTTCCACCACCTCCCCGCCGTCGACCCGCCCACGGACTGCGCCGGCAACCTGCAGGAGTTCAAGTCCCGCTACATGCAGCTGCACGCGCCCCACGTCAAGGCCGCCGTGTCGGACCTCGGCGCCGCGGCGCTCGTCATAGACTTCTTCGCCACCGCCGTCATCGACGTGGCGCACGAGCTCGCCGTGCCCACGTACGTCTACTTCACGTCCACGGCCGCGCTGCTCGCGCTCACTCTGCGCCTACCGGCGCTGGCCGTCGACTCCGACGCGTCCGACGACGGCACCGTGGACGTCCCCGGCATGCCGCCGGTTCCCGCGGGGTCTGTTCCTGGGTTCCTGGGCGATAAGAAGAGCCCTAACTACGCGTGGTTCGTGTACCACGGCCGTCGCTTCATGGACGCCGACGGCATCGTCATTAACACGGTGGACGCGCTCGAGGCAGGACTCCTCGCCGCGATAGCCGCAGGCCGGTGCGTGCCCGGACGACGCGCGCCGCCGCTGTACCCGATCGGTCCGGTGATCGACCACGCCGTCGAAGCGTCGAACGAGCCGTGCGTCCGGTGGCTCGACGCGCAGCCCCGGGCGTCGGTGGTGTTCCTTTGCTTCGGGAGCCTGGGATGGTTCGATAGAGCCAAGGCGCACGAGGTGGCCGCGGGGCTGGAGCGCAGCGGGCACCGCTTCCTGTGGACGCTGCGCGGCCCTCCGGCGGCCGGCTCGCGGCACCCGACGGACGCGAACCTGGACGAGCTCCTCCCGGAGGGGTTCCTGGAGCGGACGGAGGGTCGGGGCCTGGTGTGGCCGAGGCGCGCCCCGCAGAAGGAGATACTGGCGCACGCCGCCGTGGGCTGCTTCGTGACGCACTGCGGGTGGAACTCGACGCTGGAGAGCATGTGGCACGGCGTGCCGCTGGTGCCGTGGCCGCTGTACGCGGAGCAGCACCTGAACGCGTTCGAGCTCGCGTCCGTCGTGGGCGTGGCCGTGGCGATGGAGGTGGACAGGGAGCGGGACAACTTCGTGGAGGCGGCGGAGCTTGAGCGGGCCGTGAGATGCGTGATGGGCGGCGGGTCGGGGGAGGAGGGTGCCATGGCGAGGGAGAAGGCCATGAAGATGAAGGCCGCGTGCAGGCGGGCCGTGGAGGAGGGCGGCTCGTCCCACGCTGCGTTGCAGAGGCTGCGCCATGCGATTCGCAGCGGTGCAACGACGTGCAACGGCGCAGCGCCTCCCAAGGAGACGACGTCGTGA